Proteins found in one Salvia splendens isolate huo1 chromosome 10, SspV2, whole genome shotgun sequence genomic segment:
- the LOC121753367 gene encoding GATA transcription factor 5-like, protein MECIEARALKPSFLSQMALKTNSQVYYNDDVWCLTGVNNVVSEDFPVEDLLNLDLPEKEFQELCFSHEDEDISQKGNSVYSSSSSSNFSGDFVSLSAELTAPVEDFENLEWLSQFVDDTTSEVSLLCPTGILSVNRSHPVHKMQEAKRIMPPYFPVPIPVKARSKRPRFTGWPWYLAAAPLSSVDSSSTTSSSHSSSGLPSFDVEWFSSAEKPVVKKQKRKTDGDTGPVLGRRCRHCQVQKTPQWRTGPLGPKTLCNACGVRFKSGRLFPEYRPAFSPTYSKELHSNSHRKVLEMRQKKDMVVVAVKPESTTPVQSQ, encoded by the exons ATGGAATGCATTGAGGCACGTGCGCTGAAACCGAGTTTCCTGTCGCAAATGGCTTTGAAAACGAATTCTCAAGTTTACTACAACGACGACGTTTGGTGTTTGACCGGTGTTAACAACGTTGTTTCCGAGGATTTTCCCGTCGAGGACCTGCTCAACCTTGATCTTCCCGAAAAGGAATTTCAGGAGCTCTGCTTTTCTCACGAAGATGAGGATATTTCGCAGAAAGGAAATTCGGTTTATTCCTCTTCTTCGTCTTCCAATTTTTCCGGCGACTTCGTAAGCCTCTCCGCCGAGCTCACCGCTCCG GTTGAGGATTTCGAGAATTTGGAATGGTTGTCGCAATTTGTGGATGATACGACGTCGGAGGTGTCGTTATTGTGCCCAACCGGAATTTTATCAGTGAACCGGTCGCATCCGGTTCACAAGATGCAAGAGGCGAAGCGAATTATGCCTCCGTATTTCCCGGTTCCTATTCCGGTTAAAGCCAGGAGCAAGCGGCCGAGGTTCACCGGCTGGCCGTGGTATCTGGCGGCGGCGCCGCTGAGCTCCGTCGACTCGTCTTCGACGACGTCGTCATCGCACAGCTCCTCCGGTTTACCCTCGTTTGATGTTGAGTGGTTCTCCAGCGCGGAGAAACCGGTGGTTAAGAAACAAAAGCGGAAAACCGATGGAGACACTGGTCCGGTTTTGGGGCGGAGATGTAGGCACTGTCAGGTGCAGAAGACGCCGCAGTGGCGGACCGGGCCTTTGGGTCCGAAAACGCTGTGCAACGCTTGCGGCGTCCGGTTCAAGTCGGGCCGGCTCTTTCCTGAATATAGACCGGCTTTTAGCCCGACTTATTCGAAGGAGTTGCATTCGAATAGCCACCGGAAGGTTTTGGAAATGCGGCAGAAGAAGGATATGGTGGTCGTCGCGGTGAAACCGGAGTCAACGACACCGGTTCAGAGTCAGTGA
- the LOC121751631 gene encoding mitochondrial calcium uniporter regulator 1-like produces the protein MASCIRMIQSGIRLSKFRGINSVSMMNSTVSYRTFSSNSPNQSPIYLFDTLALIRSLEAQGIHTKQAEAITSQMTLVLNVSMEYILQNVASKSEMQKVVMATETNLVKLKSEVQSYMDNNSSSLQGEDAKIRNDITKLHGELRHEIDKVTSAQRLDLNLERRRVDGELSDMRARTTDNSNQLNNAVMANETSFVKLKSEVQSSLDQKFSPLQSKGEKLQNDIEKLSGELKHEIEKITAAQRLDLNLEKRRIDDKFSDVRAEITHLTSKLTETRAELTNLSSNFDRKLEIATLAMKADLATNKSDITKYFLGAIFSSSAFCIGILYRLFSKQ, from the exons ATGGCTTCCTGCATTCGTATGATTCAATCTGGAATCCGGTTGTCGAAATTCCGAGGCATTAATTCTGTTTCAATGATGAATTCTACAGTCTCCTATCGCACATTTTCGTCGAATTCGCCCAATCAAAGCCCTATATATCTCTTTGACACTCTTGCATTG ATTAGGAGCTTAGAAGCACAAGGCATCCATACAAAGCAGGCAGAGGCTATAACATCTCAAATGACTTTAGTTCTTAATGTCAGCATGGAATACATATTGCAAAACGTCGCCTCAAAATCTGAGATGCAGAAA GTTGTGATGGCAACTGAAACAAATCTTGTAAAGTTAAAGTCTGAAGTGCAAAGTTACATG GACAACAATTCTTCGTCTCTGCAAGGTGAAGATGCGAAGATCCGAAACGATATTACCAAATTACATGGTGAACTAAG GCATGAGATTGACAAAGTTACTTCTGCACAACGTTTGGATTTGAATCTTGAAAGAAG GCGCGTCGATGGGGAGCTTAGTGATATGAGGGCTAGAACCACTGATAACTCCAACCAGCTCAATAAT GCTGTGATGGCAAATGAAACAAGTTTTGTGAAGTTGAAGTCTGAAGTGCAAAGTTCCCTT GATCAGAAGTTCTCCCCATTGCAAAGCAAGGGTGAAAAGCTTCAAAATGATATTGAGAAATTAAGTGGTGAACTAAA GCATGAGATTGAAAAGATAACTGCAGCACAACGTTTGGATTTGAATCTTGAGAAAAG GCGCATCGATGACAAGTTTTCCGATGTGAGGGCTGAAATTACCCATCTGACAAGCAAGCTTACTGAAACGAGGGCTGAGCTCACCAATCTCTCCAGCAATTTTGACCGGAAACTTGAAATT GCAACTCTTGCAATGAAGGCTGATCTAGCAACAAATAAGAGCGATATCACCAAATACTTTTTAGGGGCCATCTTCTCCTCGTCTGCCTTTTGCATTGGAATATTATATCGTCTGTTTTCCAAACAATAA